The nucleotide window GCGCGGGCGCCGTTCGAGGCGCGTCCCACGCGCCCGGCGCGGGAATCGGGATCACCGGGGTCGTGGCGACGCCGTTCGGCGGCACGCGGTCCGGCACCTTGTGCTTCACCGGGGGGACGCTCTTGAGATACGCGATGAGCGAGGCCATGTCGTCCGGGGTCAGGTTCGCGAAGTTCGGCCAGGGCATCGGCGGAAGGATCGGGCTCCCGTCCTTCCGCACGCCGGACCGGAGCGCCCGCTCGATTTCCACGTTGGTCCAGTTCCCGAGGCCCGTTTCCGGGTCCGGAGTCAGGTTGCTCGCGTACGAGACGCCCCACGGGCCCTGCCATCCCAGCTCGCTTCCGGCGAACCGGCGCTCGAAGTCGGGGCCGCCGTAGATGCCGCCCGGCGTGTGGCAGTCGTTGCACGCCATGATGTTCGACAGGTACTCCCCGCGCTGGAGCGGCGTCATCGCCGTTTGCGCCGTGTTCGAGGGAGTCTCGGTCTTCTGGGACGTGCACGAGCTCGCCGCGGCGGCGAGCGTCAGGACGGCCGCGAGGGCGAGCGTACGACGGCGTACCGATGTCATCCATACCTCCAAGCGAGGGTGAGGGAACCTAGCGAGCCACGGGGTGCGACTGGATATCGTTCACGAGCCAGACCACGACCGCGATCACCACCACGAGCACGACGCCCCGGATGAGGCCCTCGCCGCGACGCACCGCGAGGTGCGCGCCGAGGAACCCGCCGAGGAGCTGGCACGCCGCCATGGGAAGCGATACCGACCAGAGCACCATCCCTTCCCGTGCGAACATCAGCATCGCCGCGAGATTCGTGGCGAAGTTCAGGACCCTTCCGTTCGCGGCCGCGTAGCGCACGGGCCGGTGCGCGAACGCGACGTACGCCGCGAGCATGAACGTCCCCGCGCCCGGTCCGAAGAAGCCGTCGTAGGCTCCCAGCACGAGCGCGATCACGGCGATCGCTCCCGCGTGCCCCACGGTGGTGGCCATTCCTTCGCGCGGCCGGAGCCGCCCCGAAGCGATGACCCCCGCGACCACGATCAGGAGCGCGAGCACGATCGGTCGCAGCACGTCCGGACGGATCCAGAGCGCCAGCACGGCGCCCGCGACGGATCCGAGGAACCCGAGCGGGAACGCGACACGCGTGGTCGCGCCGTCCAGGAGACCGGCGTGCCGGTAGCGGAGCGTCGCGGCGAAGGAGCCGAAGACGGACTGGCCCTTGTTCGTCCCGAGCGCCTCGTGCGGCGGCAGGCCCACCGCGAGGAGCGCCGGGAGCGAGATGAGCCCGCCCCCGCCCGCGATCGCGTCGATCGTTCCCGCGCAGAACGCCGCTCCGCACAGCAGGACCACCTGGGCGGCCGTGAGATCCATCGGCTACCGCGGGGTCCCGGTCCGGCGCGCGCGCATGCCCGCGCATGATGCGGCCCCCGGGTGGCGCGGGCAAGCCGATACCGCGGGAAGATGGTATCTTCTCGCGATGGACGTGCAGAAGTTTCGCGCGCTGGCCGAGCACGCCATCGACCTCGCCGCCGAGCACCTGGCTCGCATCGAAGAGCGCCCCGTGTTCCGCCCCATGACCCCCGAGGAGCGCCGCGCCCTCCTCGACATGCCGCTCCCGCGCGAGGGACAGCCGGCCGCGCGGGCTCTCGACCTCGCGGGGGAACGGATCCTGAGCCACCCGATGGGGAACGGTCATCCGCGCTTCTTCGGGTGGGTCAACTCCCCTCCCTCGCCGGCGGGCATCCTGGCGGAGATTCTCGCGTCGGCGTCGAATCCGAGCGTGGCGGGCGGAGATCACGCGGCGACGTACCTCGAGCGCGCCGTCGTGCGGTGGATGATGGAGCTGGTCGGGTTCCCGGTCCCGGGAAGCATGGGCCTCCTCACGAGCGGCGGATCGGTGGCGACGATCATCGCTCTCGCCGCGGCGCGGCAGCGCGCGGCCGCACGGGACGGATGGAACGTGCGGGAGGAGGGCCTCTCCGGAAGCCGCCCGCGCCTCATGCTCTACATGACCGAGGAGGGCCACTCCTGCATCCGGAAAGCGGTGGAGCTCCTGGGGCTCGGCTCCGCCTCGATCCGGACCGTGGCCATGGACCGGAAGAGCCGGCTCGACCCGGACGACCTCCGCCGCGCGGTGGCGGCCGACCGGGCGCGCGGCCTCCGTCCCTTCTGCGTGGCGGCGAGCGCCGGCACGGTGAACTCGGGCGCGATCGATCCGCTCGTCGTGATCGCGGACGTCTGCAAGGACGAGCGGCTCTGGCTCCACGTGGACGGCGCGTACGGCGGCGTCGCGGCGGCGGCACCGTCCCTGGCGCCGCTCTTCGCGGGGATGGAACGGGCCGACTCCCTCGCGATGGATCCGCACAAGTGGCTCTCGGTGCCGGCGGAATGCGGCTGTGTCCTCGTCCGCGACGGGGCCCAGCTGCGAGAGACGTTCAGCCTGGTGCCGCCGTACCTGCGCACCGAGGAGGGGAAGGGATTCGGCGGGCTCCCCTGGTTCTCGGAGTACGGTCCCCAGCAGACGCGCGGGTTTCGCGCGATGAAGCTCTGGATGACGCTCTGGACGCTCGGCCGGGACGGAGTGGCCGACCGGGTCGAGCGGCACGTTGCGCTCGCGAAGCGGCTCCGGCGCCTCGTCACCGAGTCGGAGGACCTGGAGCTCGTCGCGGCGGGGCCGCTCTCGACCGTGTGCTTCCGATACGCGCCTCCGGCGTTCCGAGACGAGGACGCGGACGCGATGGACCTGCGAAACAAGACCTTGATGGAGCGCATCCAGTCCGGCGGAGAGGCGTTCGTCTCCGGCACCGCCATGGGTGGACGGTTCGCGCTCCGCGCCTGCGTGCTCCATGACGAGACGGACGAGGAGGACATCGACGCGCTCGTCGAGATCGTGAGACGCGAGGGACGAATCGTCTTCGAGGAGGAACGGGCATGAGCGGCATCCGCACCATGGTGGTCGACGCCTTCACACGCGTGCCGGGGCTCGGGAATCGCGCCGGCGTCGTCCCGGACGCGAGCGCGCTGGACGAGGAGCGCATGCAGCGCGCCGCGGCCGCCGTCGCCGCGGCGGAGACGGCGTTCCTCCTCCCGCCTCCGGACGGAGCCGACGTCGGTCTTCGATACTTCACGCCGGTCGACGAGATCCCGTTCTGCGGGCACGCCACTGTCGCGTCCTTCCACTGGCTCGCGGAGACCGGGGCGCTGGCGGTCCCCGGCACGTACCGGCTCGACTGCCCTGCGGGCCTGCTCGAGATCGGACTCGAGCCCGACGACGAAGGAGCGTGCCGCGTGTGGATGGCCACGCCGCGCCATCCCTGGGAGCCGAGCCCCATCGCGGGCGCGTCGCTCATGGGACTCCTCGGCGGCAGCCAGGCCATGCGCGACTCGGCGCTCCCGCTGGAGCGCGCCGGACGGCACCTCTACATCGCGATCTCGAAGCGCACCGATCTCTGGAGCCTGATGCCGCGGTGGGATGCGCTGACCGCCGAGGGAGATCGCCACGGCGTGCGCGGCTTCTACGCGTTCACGCGCGACGTCGCCGAGCCGGGAAGCGTCTCCCACGGCCGCTACTTCGCTCCGAGCTTCGGCGTGCGCGAGGATCCCGTCACCGGCTCCGCGAGCGGTCCCCTGGCGGAGTACCTCGCGCGCCACGGGGTGATCCCGCTTCCTCCGGACGGCGGCACGGCGCGCGCGCGGGCCGAGCAGGGGGACGCCATG belongs to Candidatus Eisenbacteria bacterium and includes:
- a CDS encoding c-type cytochrome, which codes for MTSVRRRTLALAAVLTLAAAASSCTSQKTETPSNTAQTAMTPLQRGEYLSNIMACNDCHTPGGIYGGPDFERRFAGSELGWQGPWGVSYASNLTPDPETGLGNWTNVEIERALRSGVRKDGSPILPPMPWPNFANLTPDDMASLIAYLKSVPPVKHKVPDRVPPNGVATTPVIPIPAPGAWDAPRTAPAP
- a CDS encoding PhzF family phenazine biosynthesis isomerase, translating into MSGIRTMVVDAFTRVPGLGNRAGVVPDASALDEERMQRAAAAVAAAETAFLLPPPDGADVGLRYFTPVDEIPFCGHATVASFHWLAETGALAVPGTYRLDCPAGLLEIGLEPDDEGACRVWMATPRHPWEPSPIAGASLMGLLGGSQAMRDSALPLERAGRHLYIAISKRTDLWSLMPRWDALTAEGDRHGVRGFYAFTRDVAEPGSVSHGRYFAPSFGVREDPVTGSASGPLAEYLARHGVIPLPPDGGTARARAEQGDAMGKPGRVELEVRGKGGNVDGVRVGGTAVTVLEGTLRV
- a CDS encoding pyridoxal-dependent decarboxylase; amino-acid sequence: MRSIGYRGVPVRRARMPAHDAAPGWRGQADTAGRWYLLAMDVQKFRALAEHAIDLAAEHLARIEERPVFRPMTPEERRALLDMPLPREGQPAARALDLAGERILSHPMGNGHPRFFGWVNSPPSPAGILAEILASASNPSVAGGDHAATYLERAVVRWMMELVGFPVPGSMGLLTSGGSVATIIALAAARQRAAARDGWNVREEGLSGSRPRLMLYMTEEGHSCIRKAVELLGLGSASIRTVAMDRKSRLDPDDLRRAVAADRARGLRPFCVAASAGTVNSGAIDPLVVIADVCKDERLWLHVDGAYGGVAAAAPSLAPLFAGMERADSLAMDPHKWLSVPAECGCVLVRDGAQLRETFSLVPPYLRTEEGKGFGGLPWFSEYGPQQTRGFRAMKLWMTLWTLGRDGVADRVERHVALAKRLRRLVTESEDLELVAAGPLSTVCFRYAPPAFRDEDADAMDLRNKTLMERIQSGGEAFVSGTAMGGRFALRACVLHDETDEEDIDALVEIVRREGRIVFEEERA
- a CDS encoding TSUP family transporter, which produces MDLTAAQVVLLCGAAFCAGTIDAIAGGGGLISLPALLAVGLPPHEALGTNKGQSVFGSFAATLRYRHAGLLDGATTRVAFPLGFLGSVAGAVLALWIRPDVLRPIVLALLIVVAGVIASGRLRPREGMATTVGHAGAIAVIALVLGAYDGFFGPGAGTFMLAAYVAFAHRPVRYAAANGRVLNFATNLAAMLMFAREGMVLWSVSLPMAACQLLGGFLGAHLAVRRGEGLIRGVVLVVVIAVVVWLVNDIQSHPVAR